The window AATGGACTTATAAAATTACCAAGAGCAATTGAGAAGAGAATAGCATCAGCTCTGGTCAAGGTGGACTTCTCTTCtctatttcaaattcttttgggCTTGTTTGGGAGGTTCAGGTAAACCATCTAGACCTTTTGGGGACAAACCTCTGTGCCTTGTGGGCTTATTTGGCCTTCAATCTGATTGAGAGTGGCCGTGATGATCCATTTACATCACTCAAAAGTacaagaaggaaataaaaaggtaaaaagaaaCTCCAAATTCCctcttttaatttctaaataatataatgaaatcTGTACTTGCGTATAAAAGTTGATTATTCTCGGCATCATTGCAACTTTCTGAATAATATTCCAAGCTCTTAATCATTCTTAATcacaatcaaaatttagaatacAACATTAACACCAAAACATCATGCTCTATCTGCAGCTTATTACTTACTAACTGCAGCATCACCTATTAATTGCCCACACTtgctttaatataatttaaaacaccCACAAGACAATAGTGAGACAGAGGGAAAGGGAAATCTGAGACTAATTACACAGCTCACGAGCAATTCCCAGACGAGAGTTGGTGACATCAAACATAATCCTAAGATTCTGCTGCTGTAGATTCGCTATAACGTTCAGCACCGAGTTGACGTTGTTGGGCGCTGCTGCCATTGCCAAGCACGCCAACGACCCTGCGCTGCTGTGTATCAGTGTGTTCTCCACCGGCAACTTCAGGTCCATTCCTGTGAAATGGAACGTTACTGGGGGTGCTATGTCCTCATTTGTTGCTGCGAAACACGTATCGAATGCCCCTATCGTTGTAAATGGTCCTTTCGCCTGCTTCCTGAATTCGTCCCTGATGGCCGCGTATACTGGTTCCACGAACCGAGTTATGACTGTACCTGAGTCAATTATGGTACCGGCGCCGGTGTTTGGGTCAAATGCCAGTAGCTCTGGCGCCACCGGCACCAAAACTCGGCCGACGCTGACTCCGGTTAGGTTGACGTAGTAGAGAGTGGGTCGGTGCGGGTTTCGGAGGAGTGGGGTGGTTCTGATGTTCTTGGGTTGACCCAGGGGTCCGAGGCGTAAGGAGCCAGAGAAGTAGTATGATTTGAAACTGGGAAAACAGTAGGAGAAGACACCAGAGTATAGAGACCCGGATTGTGAGAGCAACGACATGGGCCCACGACCCAGCCCCAGGAGCCCCTGCGGCGGAAGGGTCGAGCCGGAGACAGCGTTGACGCAGCCGAAAGAGTAGCTGGGAAGAGTGTCAGCCGCCAAGCCGAGAGAATCCTGTGAGAGCATGGCGGAGAAGGAGGAATCTCCACCATAGGTTTGGTTGAAGAAGCATGCAGCAGCACCCGTGGTGGGGCACGAGAGGCCACGGACCTGGGTGCACTGGGGCACAGAGCATTGGAGTGAAGCGTAAGTGGAAGAAGTGTTGGGGGAGAAGGTGGGGGAGGAGCAGCCGGCGCAGTCGGCGCATGGGACCCATGCGGCGTCTCTGCTGGTGTCAAGAACCATGAACATAAGCTGACCGGGAGTGCCCAGTTTGACTCGCACCACGTAGTTGCCAATGTTGAGGACCTGTTGCCCAGACGCAATTGGGACAGAGGTGGCCTTGGGGGATGCAACTAGGCTGGACAAGTAGGTGACGCGTGCTGGGTCTTTTGAGGCCATGTTGATGACGGTGTTCACCCAGGACCCAGCCTTGTGCTGGTTGAAGGGAGAGCATTGGCCATACACATGGATCACCGAAAGATCCGAGCCCTTGGATTCCGAAGAAGGGGAAGCACAGGGATCAAAAGCTTTGGTGGTTGAAACCACAAGAGTGAGGAAGAGAAATGCAGTGAAGATATCCATGATTCCCACTGTCCAGTGGATTGGTGTGAGTGTGAGTTGGTGTGTACTTCTCCTCGCTATATATAAGAAACCAATTAGGTTCATGAATCACAGGAACACCCTTTGAAATTATTGCAACATGATAATTGTAGTTAAGCatattgattaataaaaaaatatctcctAAAGTTGTGGGCCAGTTAAAGCATTAGCTGGAAGCCTTGTGGACCAATCAAGCCGGGATGCAGGCTAAACAAGTGCCAAGTTGGAGTTAAAAAGCTCTAACAAAAGGACAAGCGCCATTGATGCAAATGCAGAGATCTCCGCGCAGACAGAATAAAAAGGCCAACTAAGTCCAACTTCCCAACAGCGAAGCTCTCGTCTCTTTTAAGCCTTGATAGTCCAATGGAATGTCGTTATCTCATATCATTCGCCCTAATCTTCTGTCCTAAAAACACGAAATGCCACACTGCTCAGGCCCAgcattaaatttaaatgttagcATTGTAAGCGTCCGATTCCGATGTACGTGTTGGAACTTGGAAAGAGAAAAGGATGACGTAGAATGTAGGTACTGGAGCAGTCGATTCCGTGCCCGTGAGGATCTGAGTGTAgggaattgaagttttggatgatagGAAAGGATAGAATGGTAAGGTGAAGCGGGAATGTAACGCTCGTGAACCTTTGTGGAGTGGGGTGGAATAAAACTTGTCGTGGGCCTGACACAAGATGCGGTCGGTCACGGACTCACGGGTATGCAAAGACTTGGGCGAATGGGGCCATTGTGACACTGGAAGATTATGGTCATGTGATACAGTGATAATTGCGATTTCGTATTCCTTACTCACAAGTGAATACACTCTTCATTCTTATATTTGGCCTTGTCGGCACCACTAAAGAATTCGCAAGTGCCCTTCAATACATTAATTGCTGTTATTTCACTCTCTTAACTCAAATCACAACTTTGATTAATCCTGAAAGATCACTCGGAATTTCAAGTGAGCACTGAAATCATTTTACCAAAACTTATTTGATAGTTTAACTGTAGATTCAGAGCCTCCATTCGTTGCCTTACATtaatttctctctttctttggcAAGATCTGAGCGGCCGGAGGCGTACCTGCAATCTGACATTCTCCAAATCTAGAAACAGAAGTGAGAAAACGGCTTTAGCAGCATTAAAAACATACAATAACTCAAGCATTGACGCACTGCTTTCTGAGAGCTTCACGAGAAAGGCATCAGACCTACCATTAAACTCCCTAGTGATAATCAATCCATAAAATTTAATGGCAACAAGCttataagacaaaaaaacacATCAAATCTCCTACAACTTCTGTTATTATTTTGCCTTTCCTACTGCTTTAAAGCATTTTGATACCTTCATTCTGTGtccaaactttaaaaaataggaATAGCTAAGACTAGGAGATGGGTCCGCGCCCTCCATTACTCCCGTCCCAATTTTAAACATTTAGTTTCACAAATTTAGCCTTATTCACGGAGTGTTCCACACAAACAGCCCAATGGTTCAAGATTGATTTAGGACCATATATCCAAACACATGTAATTTAAATACTAAATAGTTTCACGGATCGGAGACA is drawn from Vitis riparia cultivar Riparia Gloire de Montpellier isolate 1030 chromosome 18, EGFV_Vit.rip_1.0, whole genome shotgun sequence and contains these coding sequences:
- the LOC117907558 gene encoding aspartyl protease AED3, with protein sequence MDIFTAFLFLTLVVSTTKAFDPCASPSSESKGSDLSVIHVYGQCSPFNQHKAGSWVNTVINMASKDPARVTYLSSLVASPKATSVPIASGQQVLNIGNYVVRVKLGTPGQLMFMVLDTSRDAAWVPCADCAGCSSPTFSPNTSSTYASLQCSVPQCTQVRGLSCPTTGAAACFFNQTYGGDSSFSAMLSQDSLGLAADTLPSYSFGCVNAVSGSTLPPQGLLGLGRGPMSLLSQSGSLYSGVFSYCFPSFKSYYFSGSLRLGPLGQPKNIRTTPLLRNPHRPTLYYVNLTGVSVGRVLVPVAPELLAFDPNTGAGTIIDSGTVITRFVEPVYAAIRDEFRKQAKGPFTTIGAFDTCFAATNEDIAPPVTFHFTGMDLKLPVENTLIHSSAGSLACLAMAAAPNNVNSVLNVIANLQQQNLRIMFDVTNSRLGIARELCN